CCCTGAAACGCGATCTCGGGATCAAGGACATGGGTTCGATCCTGCCCGGCCATGGAGGACTGATGGACCGCCTCGACTCGCTGATCCCGAATGCCTTCGTGTCATGGGGGCTGTTCACCCTGCTGTTGGGGTCATGAGTTCCGTCGACCTTCCCGGAATCACCGCGCCCGGCAGGCGTGCCGCAGTGGTCCGCCCACCCCGGCACTGGGCGGACCTCGATCCCGACGAACGGCGCACCGCGGTGGTGGCGGCGGGGCTGCCGCAGTTCCGGGCCGATCAGATCTCTCGGCACTATTTCGGTCGCGACAGCGCCACTCCGCAGGCATGGACCGACCTCTCGTCAGATGTGGCCGAGCGGGTGGCGCAGGAGTGGTTCCCGGAGTTGCTCACGGAGGTCCGGACTCTGGCCTGCGACCACGGCGACACCGTGAAGGCGGTCTGGCGGCTCACCGGCGGCGCACTGGTGGAGAGCGTCGTCATGGCCTACCCACAACGCATCACGGCCTGCGTGTCCTCGCAGGCGGGCTGTGGGATCGGCTGCCCGTTCTGCGCCACCGGGCAGCAGGGTCTGACGCGAAATCTGTCAGCTGCCGAGATCGTCGAGCAAGTACGCAGTGCGCGGGTTCTGGCTGCCTCCGGAAGGTTCGGCGGTTCGCCGGGCGCGCGTGGGTCGCGTGGACCGGGCGGGCCGGGTGGGCAGGGTGGGTCGCGTGACCGACTGACGAACGTAGTGTTCATGGGGATGGGAGAGCCGCTGGCGAACTACCGTGCGCTCCTCACGGCACTGCACAGCATCATCGATCCGACGCCAGCCGGTTTCGGGATGTCGGCACGCAACGTCACCGTCTCGACGGTGGGACTAGTGCCCCGCATGCACCAACTTGCGCAGGAAGGTCTGCCAGTCACCCTCGCGTTGTCTCTGCACGCCCCCGACGACGAACTGCGGGATCAGCTCGTCCCCATCAACCACCGGTGGCCGGTCGCCGAGGTCATGGCGGCTGCCGACGCGTACGCCTCCGCCACAGGTCGCCGCTACAGCGTCGAATACGCCCTCATCCGAGACGTGAATGATCAGCCCGAGCGGGCAACCGCCCTCGGCGAAGTTCTGGCGGGTCGCCTCACACACCTCAATGTGATCCCGCTGAACCCGACCCCCGGGTCGCCGTGGACGGCTGCTGATCCCCACGTCGAACAGCAGTTCGTGTCGATCGTCCGATCGGCGGGTGTCGCAGTGACGGTCCGCGACACTCGTGGACGGGAGATCGACGGCGCCTGCGGTCAATTGGCGGCGGCTACGGCGGGCGGCAGCTCATGACCCCCCGCGACGTCGTCATCCTCGGCTCGACCGGGTCCATCGGCACTCAGGCGCTCGACGTCATTGCGCGCAACCCGGGTCTGTTCCGGGTCGTGGGACTCGCGGCCGGTGGTTCCGACCCCGATCTCCTGGCACGCCAGATCATCGCGACGGGTGCTCGCTGGGTCGCTGTCGCCCGTCCGGGTAGTGCTGCGATCGTCCGCGAGAGAGTCCGTGAACTACTCCGCGAGGCAACCCGGGAGAGAGCCCGCGAGCGAGCCGAGGGGGATGCCGGCGACGTCGTGGAGTCTCCCGTGGACGGCATCGCGGAGGGACCTCAGGCCGCGGCGGAACTGGCCGCCCTGGACTGCGATGTCGTGCTCAACGGCATGGCGGGGGCAGTGGGTCTGGAGCCGACCCTCGCGGCGTTGCGGGCGGGGAACCGAGTCGCCCTGGCCAACAAGGAGTCCCTCATCATCGGTGGGCCCGTCGTCACCCGACTGGCCCAGCCCGACCAGATAGTGCCGGTGGACTCCGAACACTCCGCACTCGCCCAATCGCTGCGGGGGGGCTCCAAGGCGGAGGTCCGGCGGCTCATCCTCACCGCCAGCGGCGGACCTTTCCGGGGGCGAAACCGGGCAGATCTCGCCGATGTGACGCCTGAACAGGCTCTGGCCCATCCCACCTGGTCCATGGGACCACTGGTGACCATCAACTCGGCGACGCTGGTGAACAAGGGCCTGGAGTTGATCGAGGCGCACCTGCTGTTCGACATCGGATTCGATCGCCTCGACGTCGTGATCCACCCGCAGTCGATCGTCCACTCGATGGTCGAATTCACAGACGGCTCGACCATTGCCCAGGCCAGCCCGCCGGACATGCGACTGCCCATCTCCCTCGGACTGTCGTGGCCCGACCGGGTCCCCGATGCGGCGCCGTCGTGCGACTGGAGCACCGCTGCGACCTGGACCTTCGAGCCGGTCGATGTGGACACGTTCCCCGCGATCCGACTGGCCGCGCAGGTCGGGGCGGCCGGTGGCGTCCACCCGGCCATCTTCAACGCCGCTGACGAAGTTGCCGTGGCCGCGTTCCTCGCCGGCCGAGTGTCGTTTCCCGGGATTGTGGATACGGTGGAGAGCGTTATCACCGAATATGACGGGCGTTTCGACGGGAACTCGCTGGACGTACAGGACGTCCTAGCGGCAGACCGGTGGGCGCGGACGCGGGCCACCGACCTGCTCAGCCGTTGATGTGATGTGTCCGCCGCGGCTTGACCGCCGCGGGGGAGCGTGGCTCGTCGGTCGAGTGAGACCCTTCGGTCGAGTGAGACCCTTCGGTCGAGTGAGACCCTTCGGTCGAGTGAGACCCTTCGGTCGAATGGGAGGAGAGAGTCATGGCGGATGTCCTCGCGAACATCGCGGGAATCGTCATCTTCATCTTCTTGATCTTCTTGTCCATCGGACTGCACGAGTTCGGTCACTTCGCCACTGCCAAGCACTACGGCGCCAAGGTCACCGAGTTCATGATCGGTTTCGGTCCCGCCCTGTTCGCCCGCACCAAGGGTGAGACCCGTTACGGCGTGAAGGCCATCCCGGTGGGGGGATACTGCCGGATCATCGGCATGTACCCACCGGGCGGGCCGATCGCGCCGAGCCGGGGGGCAGGTTCGGTCAGTTGATCGAAGAGGCCCGGCGGCAGTCGCTCTCCGAGGTCGAACCCGGCGACGAGAACCGCATGTTCTACCGGTTGCCGGTGCGGCAGCGGATCGTCGTGATGATGGCCGGCCCCTTCATGAATCTCCTCCTCGCCGTGATCCTGTTCGGAATCCTGCTCGTGGGTATCGGGTTGCCGCAGCCGACATCGAAGTTGGCCGCTGTGGTCCCGTGCGTTCCCACAGTGACCAACCCCGACGGCGCGCCGGCTGCTGACGGATCCTGTCAGGGCAGTTCGCCGACCTCTGCCACTCAGGCGGGACTGCTACCCGGTGACGAGGTACGAGCGATCAATGGCCAACCCATCGCAGCGTGGGAGGACATCAGTGCGTCGCTCGCGGGCGTCACCGGTGCCACCGACATCGTGGTGGTGCGCGACGGTGTCGAACTGACGCGGACGGTCCCCCTGGAGTCAGCGCAGTTGCCGGTGTACGACGACCAGGGCAAGGTCACCGGCGAAACCGTGGAACGAACCTTCCTGGGAGTGCGACCCGAGGTCGACTACGTGGGGCTACCCGTGAGTGCGGTACCCGGGTACATGTGGGACATCACCAGCCAGTCGGTGGCGGCTCTGTTCACCATGCCGCAGCGCCTGTACGAGCTCAGTGTGACTCTGGCCACCAACGGGGAACGCAGTCCCGAGAGCCCCGTGAGCGTGGTCGGGGTGACGCGGCTCGGCGGCGAGATAGCGGCCATGGACGAACCCATCGACGCCAAGGTCGGTTCGTTCCTGGGTCTCGCGGCCTCGCTGAATCTGTTCTTGTTCTTGTTCAACTTGCTGCCCGTCCTGCCGCTCGACGGGGGACACGTGGCAGCAGCGCTGTACGAGGCGGCGCGCCGGAAATGGGCAGCGTGGCGCCACCGGCCCGATCCCGGTCCGGTGGACACGGCGCGGCTGTTGCCGGTGACGTACTCGGTGGCGATCCTGTTGATCACTGTCGGTGCCGTGGTCATCTGGGCGGACCTGGTCAAGCCGATCACGCTTGGAGGCTGATGCGCGTCGGGTTGGCGCATCCGATGCAGCCGCGGTGATACTGGGACGGACAGACCGGAGGACAATCCGTGACCATCCCGCTGGGTACGCCAACCGTCGCTACTCTCGCCCCACGCCGCAAGAGCCGCCAGATCCTGCTCCGGCATCCGAGTCACCCCGTCGCCGTCGGCGGTGACGCGCCGATCTCGGTGCAGTCCATGACGACTACCGTCACTGCCGACGTCAACTCCACACTGCAGCAGATCGCCGAACTCACCGCCGCCGGTTGCCAGGTTGTCCGCGTCGCGGTCCCGAGCGCCGATGACGCGGAGGCGTTGCCCACCATTGCCAAGAAGTCGAACATCCCGGTCATCGCGGACATCCACTTCCAACCCCGATACGTCTACGCGGCCATCGATGCCGGGTGTGCGGGAGTTCGGGTCAATCCCGGCAACATCAAGAAGTTCGACGACCAGGTCGCCCAGATCGCCAAGGTGGCCGGCGATGCGGGCACCCCGATCCGGATTGGTGTCAATGCCGGCTCGCTGGACCCTCGTCTGCTGACCAAGTACGGCCGGGCCACCCCCGAGGCTCTTGTCGAGTCGGCCTTGTGGGAGTGCTCACTGTTCGAAGAACACGGCTTCCGTGACATCAAGATCTCGGTCAAACACCACGACCCGGTCGTCATGGTTCAGGCGTACCGGCTGTTGGCCGAACAGTGCGACTACCCCTTGCATCTCGGGGTCACCGAAGCGGGCCCTGCCCAGCAGGGAACCATCAAGTCCGCTGTCGCCTTCGGGGCCCTGCTCAGCCAAGGGATCGGTGACACCATCAGGGTCTCGCTGTCCGCGCCACCGGTCGAGGAAGTGAAGGTCGGCCGCGGCATCCTCGAATCGCTCAACCTGCGCGAGAGGGGCCTCGAGATCGTCTCGTGCCCTTCCTGTGGCCGGGCGCAAGTCGACGTGTACACGTTGGCCGAGCAGGTCACGGCCGGACTTCAGGGACTCGAGGTCCCGCTGCGTGTTGCAGTCATGGGCTGCGTTGTCAATGGTCCCGGCGAGGCCCGGGAAGCCGACCTCGGTGTGGCCAGCGGTAACGGGAAAGGTCAGATCTTCGTCAAAGGCGAGGTCATCAAGACGGTGCCAGAGGCAATGATCGTCGAGACCCTCATCGAGGAGGCCATGCGACTTGCCGAGGGGATGGACGCGACGGGCGCGCCGGAGGTCGGCGTCGCGCCGTGACCAGTAGCGTCACCGTGGATCGGGCGGGTACGCCATCGGACTCGGTGCGCGTCCTGGGCCCCGCCGACGAGCTCGGCCTGCGCGACCTGATGCGCAGCGACCCGGTCCGGCACTGTTTCGCGGAATCGAGGCTGGAGTCCGGAGGGCTCCGTGTCGGGGCCCCAGGCGGCCCCTTCTGGGGCGTCGGTCCCCCCGGGCACCCGAGGTCCGCCCTGCTGGTGGGAGCCAACCTCGTCCCCATCGCCACCGACGACACGACACGCAGCGCCTTCGCCGCCCACGCGATCCGGCAGGGCCGCCGGTCATCGTCCATCGTCGGCGCTGCCGATGAGGTCCTGGCACTGTGGGAACGGTTGGCCCCTCACTGGGGGCCCGCCCGGGAAGTGCGCGACGATCAGTTGATGATGGTCGCCACCGCCACCCCCCGGGTCCCCGCGGATGACGAGGTCAGAGTCAGCGAGCCGACCGATCTGGACCTGCTATTCCCGGCGTGCGTCGCCATGTTCACCGAGGAGGTGGGGGTCTCGCCGATCGCCGGCGGCATGGAGTACGCCTACCGTCGTCGGGTCGCCGAACTGATCCGACAGGGTCGTTCCTACGCGCGCTTCGACGACGTCGGTCCGATGTTCAAAGCCGAAGTCGGAGCGTTGTCCCGGCGTGCCTGCCAGATCCAAGGAGTCTGGGTGCGTCCGGAACTGCGGCGCCACGGGCTGGCCGGCCGCGGTATGGCCGCCGTCGTGGAACTCGCGCGGCAGATCAGCCCCATGGTGTCGCTGTACGTGAACTCCTTCAACGTCGGTGCGGTTCGGGCCTATGAAGCGGCTGGATTCCGCACGGTGGAGAGGTTCGCGACGGTGCTGTTCTGACCGATTCGATGGCATGGCATCCTGTCGTGGGACACGGAGGGGCTGTCGGGGAACTGACGAGGACCAGGCGAGGGGCGCGGGAAATCCTAATGGGCGGAACTGGCGGCAGGCGCGGTACCCGGACGCGCGCGGGTCGAGCCTTGGGAAACGTCATAGCCGTGATCGTCACCCTGGCTGTCGCTGCCGCAGGCGCCTACGGCATGGTCAACTTCGAGGAACTCAAAGGTCAGGTCTATTCCTTCGATGCGGCGGTGGACGAAGAGACCGCGCTGCGGCAGGCGGCCGACGATGCTGTGGGTTTCGCAGAGCAGTACGCGCGCCCACCCGAGTCCAACGGCGTCGGCAAGGGCTACCGGTTCAGCGCCCCCGCCCCCACCGGTATCGACGCGGACCCGGGTCACTGGTGCGGCGGCACCGTCATCGGCTATCGCATCGACTTCACCGGTGCGGTCCGGGCCGGATCAGACCGGGACAAGGAGATCGAGCGCTGGCGGTCAGCGTTCGCCCAGTGGACAGCCGCGAGCGGGGGCCGATACCAGTTCGAGTACCGCGGTGAGGCCGATTACCCGCTCGTCGACGCCCGGACCCAGACGTACCCCATCGATCCGGAACTGGTTCCGGACGGGGAGATCGCCATCAGCTACGGGGTTCCTCCGGAGATCGACGAGCCCCAGTGGCAGGGTTATCGCCATCCCGGCCTGACCGAGACCTTGGGCTTCGCCGGATTGGGACCGATCGAATGGAGTTCCGGACCTGGTCAGAGCCGAGTGACCAAGGCAATGATCGTCATGGATGCCCTGGACTCGCAGGCCGATCCTCGCCGAGTGCCGACGCCGTACCCGCACGAGGCCGGCCATGCCCTGGGGCTGAGCCATGTCCCCGATCCCGGTCAGCTGATGTACGACACCGCCGGAGCCACGACCGAGATGAACGACGGCGACCGGGCGGGCATCACTCGACTGGCCATGCTGCCCTGCAACTGAGCCCGGTTGGACCGGGCCGGTATTCTGCCAACCACGCCCACGGACGGAGGTAGCTCAGTGCTGCGCATGTCGAAACTCCTGCTGCGCACGCTGCGAGAGGACCCCGCTGACGCCGAGGTTCCCAGCCACCGACTGCTCGTCCGAGCAGGCTGCGTGCGTCGCGTCGCCCCCGGAGTGTTCGCGTGGCTTCCCCTCGGCTATCTCATCTACCGCAATGTCGAACGCATCGTGCGCGAAGAGATGGACGCCGCCGGGTTCCAAGAGGTCCACTTCCCGGCCCTCCTGCCGCGCGAACCTTACGAGGAGACCGGTCGTTGGACCGAGTACGGCGACACCTTGTTCCGCCTTCACGACCGCAAAGGTGGTGACTACCTCTTGGGGCCGACGCACGAGGAGATGTTCACCCTGATGGTCAAGCAGGAGTTCTCCTCTTACAAGGACCTTCCCTTGTCCATCTATCAGATCCAGACCAAGTACCGCGACGAAGCCCGCCCGCGGGCCGGGATCCTGCGGGGGCGCGAGTTCGTCATGAAGGACTCGTACTCGTTCGATATCGACGACGACGGTCTGCAGGCCAGTTATGACGCCCACCGAGACGCCTATATCCGCACATTCGAGCGGCTGGGTCTGGACTACGTCATCGTGAGCGCGATGTCGGGTGCCATGGGTGGCTCTGCGAGCGAGGAGTTTCTGGCTCCGTGCGATTCCGGCGAGGACTCGTTCGTGCGCTGCACGACCTGCGACTACGCCGCCAACACCGAGGCCGTGGCAACGGCGATCCCCGCTGCCATCACCTTCGCGGACGCGCCGGAACCGCTGGTGGGGGACACCCCTGACACCGAGACCATCGCGTCATTGGTCGACTTGGCCAACGCCCGTCCAGACCTGCGTCATCCCGATCGTGCGTGGCTGGCCGGTGACACGCTGAAGAACGTCGTTCTGCAACTGACGTGGCCCGACGGTCGTTCCGAGCCCTTGGTCATCGGGTTGCCGGGCGACCGCGACGTCGACCTGAAGCGGCTCGAGGCTGTCGTCGCTCCGGCGGAAGTGCGTCCGTTCGAAGAGTCCGATTTCGCTGCCCATCCCACCCTCGTGCGCGGTTACATCGGACCCCAGGTTTTGGGGGGCGACAGTCCCAGTGGGATCCGGTATCTCGTTGACCCACGCGTCGTGACCGGGACCAGTTGGATCACGGGCGCCAACGAGTCGGGACGCCACGTCTTCGGGCTGGTGGCCGGCCGCGACTTCACCCCCGACGGCACGATCGAAGCTGCCGAGGTCCTCGACGGAGATCCCTGTCCCCGTTGTGGCGGGTGCTTGAGCATCGCCCGCGGCATCGAGATCGGTCACATCTTCCAGCTGGGTCGGAAGTACGCGGAGGCGCTGGACCTGAAGGTCCTCGACGAATCCGGCCAACTCGTCACGGTCACCATGGGCAGTTACGGCATCGGTGTCTCGCGCGCCGTGGCGGCGATTGCCGAACAGACGTACGACGAGCGTGGTCTGTGCTGGCCCCGGGAGGTGGCACCGGCGGATGTGCACATCGTGGTCGCCGGCAAAGGCGACGAGACGATGGCGGCAGCCGAGGAACTCGCTCGCGAAGCCGAGATCGCCGGTGTGCGAGTGCTCCTCGACGATCGCACCGGCATCTCCGCCGGCGTGAAGTTCAACGACGCCGACCTGCTCGGGATCCCCACGATCATGATCGTCGGCAAGGCATTGGCCGAGGGTCGCGTCGAGTTGAAGGACCGGCGCTCCGGGGACCGCAGCACAGTGCCGGTGGGTGAGGCCGTCGCTCGCCTGGTACCGCGTTGATCACCCCACGCTGGCGCCGTCGTCCGGGCTGACGCTGCCACTGGCGGCGCTGCCGGTGGGGTCCGGAGTCGCCGAAGCGACGAGTTCGACCTCGGCTTCACCGGGGAACGCCGTGGGCCGCGCGCCCCACCGGACCGATCGGGCCGAGCACGCGGCGGCAGAGGCCGCCGCCCGGCGCCGCTCCTTGCCCTCGAGTTGCCCGACAGCAGCGCAGTAGACGTCGACCAGGCGGGATTCGACAACGGCGGCGAGGCGCCGAGCCGACGCCGGCCCGGTCATGGGGAAGGGGATCTCGAACGCCGCCGGGGAATCGGGTTCGACGGACTGTTCAGCCAGGGCGGCCCGGGCCCGATCGCGGTCGCGGGCATGGGTCACACCCAGGTCGATGGCCCGGGATCGCTCAGGGCCGTCGGGGAATTGTGCGGTAAGCACGCCGTACGCATAGACGGCGGCCTGTTCGCCCAACGCAATGCTCTTCCATGCTTCTGTGCGCGAGCCATCGGTGCTCATGCGAGATCCCCCGACAGGTAGGCGACATGCCCCGACTCCGCCGCCCCGATTCGGGCCAGGAGTTGCGCCAACTCGGGTTCTGCGGCTGCCACCGAGGCATCGATACGCTGCCGGGTCGCGGCGGACTCCAATCGGCGCAGGCTACGCAGCGCATCACTTCGGGGAACCGATGCCCGCGAGGGGGTGGAACTCGGCGTGGGCATGTCGAGGTCGTCGCCGATTGCCGCCACATGATCGCGGTGTTGATCGCGAAGGGGCCGCAGTTGGCCCGCCAGGGAGGGGTTGGCAGTGATGACCTCGTCGTACGCGGCGATGAGAGCCAGTTCGTCGACCAGCACCGACCCGCGAACCTCGTCGTCGGGATCGGGGTTGGACAGCACAGGGATCGAGGCCGACGAGCAACCCGCGACCAGCAACGCGGAACCACCAAGCGCGGACGCGAGGATGGCGCGCCGAGTCATCGGGTCAGAAGCTGGTGTCATGGAGTGCTCCGGGCCGTTGGGTATGTCGCTACCCTAAGTCTGGTCAGTCACCAACTGAACAACGGCCACGCCCGCGTGTGGTGCAAGGAGCGCGAATGGCGGACAATCTGGGCGATCGAATCCGGGCGGTCGTTGCCGGGCCCCTGGCCTCGGCGGGGATCGATCTCGAGGATGTCGAGGTGCGTACCGCCGGCCGCCGCCGCCTCGTCCGCGTCAGCGTGGACACCGACGCCGGGATCTCCCTCGACGAAGTCGCAGCCGCGACCCGGACAGTGTCGTCGTTGCTCGACGAGTCGGACATCATGGGCGAACGGTCCTACGTCCTCGAGGTGGGGAGCCCCGGCGTTGCCCGCCCACTGACCCTGCCCCGCCACTGGCGCCGCAACATCGGACGACTGGTCCGGGTTGTCCCTGTCGATGACTCCGAACCGTTCGTTGCCCGAATCTCGGCTGCCGACGAAGTCGGCGCCACAGTCGTCGGGGGCGAGGGTGAGCGGCACATCGACTACTCGTCGGTCGGGCGGGCGGTGGTCCAGGTGGAACTGAATCGATCGGAGGGATGAAGCGGTGGACATCGACATGGCGGCTTTGAAATCGCTCGTGCGGGAGCGCTCGCTCTCGTTGGACCTCGTGGTGACCAGCATCGAAGAAGCCCTGCTGAGCGCGTATCACCACCAACCGGGAGCCGCTGCGCGTGCGCGGGTCACCTTGGACCGCGCCACGGGGCATGTGACCGTCTACGCCGAACAGGTCGACGACGAGGGGAATCCGGGCGGCGAGTTCGACGACACCCCTGAAGGTTTCGGGCGGGTGGCGGCGGCGACGGCTCGCCAGGTACTCACTCAGCGCCTGCGGGAAGCGAACTCCGATCGGACGTTCGAGGAGTTCTCCGCGCGGGAGGGCGACCTGGTCAGTGGAACGGTCCAGCAGGGCCGTGACCCGGAGCTCGTCATGGTGGACCTCGGCAAGGTCGAAGCGGTACTCCCGGTCTCGGAGCAGGTGCCGGGCGAGGACTATGCCCATGGCCGACGTTTGAAGGTAATCATCGTGTCCGTACGCCGAGGTATGCGTGGGCCTCAGGTCACCGTCTCGCGGACCCACCCGGATCTGGTCCGGCGACTGTTCGCTCTTGAGGTACCGGAGATCGCCGACGGCGTGGTCACCATCGCTGCGATGTCCCGCGAGGCGGGACACCGCTCCAAGATCGCCGTGCAGAGCAACAACCCCTCGGTCAACGCCAAAGGTGCCTGCATCGGCCCCATGGGCCAGCGGGTTCGGCAGGTCATGGCGGAGCTGTCCGGCGAGAAGATCGACATCATCGACTTCAGCGACGATCCGGCCACGTTCATCGGCAACGCACTCTCGCCCGCGAAGGTGACCGCCGTCGAGATCGTCAGTGCCGAGGCTCGGGCGGCGCGAGTGATCGTGCCCGATTATCAACTGTCCTTGGCCATCGGACGGGAAGGTCAGAACGCGCGCCTGGCTGCCCGCATGACGGGGTGGCGCATCGACATCCGCTCGGACGCCGCGACTGAGGCTGGTACGCAGGCCGCGGACTGACCGCTATACTGGGCGACTGGAACGATGGTCCGATCCGTGGTTGAACGCACCTGTGTGGGATGTCGACAACGTGATGACCAATCCGACCTACTGCGCGTCGTGGCTGCGGGAACCGCATTGGTTCCCGATAGCCGGGTGCGACAGGCGGGGCGGGGTGCATACCTGCACCTCCGCGCCGAGTGTCTCCATCTCGCAGAACGCCGCCGGGCTTTCCCGCGCGCGCTGCGAGTGGACGGACCCCTGTCAGTGTCCGCTGTGGCAGCGGTCGTGCAGCAAGAAGAGATGACCGTCCGAGGATCGGGAGATTGAGATGAGCGCCCGATGACTTCCCAGTCATGAGTAAGAACCCCTACCACTGACGGCTCGGACGACAACCCGGGCCAGACAGGAGAACCGTGTCGAAGGTCCGGGTCTACGAACTCGCCAAGGAGTTCGGACTCGAAAGCAAGCAGGTCCTGGAGAAGCTGAACGAGATTGGCGAGTTCGCCAAGTCAGCCTCCTCGACCGTGGAAGCCCCGGTCGCGCGCAAGTTGCGTGAGGCCCTCGGCGGCAATGCCGCTCCCACCACGTCCGCCCCCCGGCGTACGTCCTCGGGGTCCAGCGTGCGCCGGGCGGCGCCTGCGCGCCCCGCTCCCGCGCCCACCCCTACTCCAAGTCCCGCCCCGACACCGAAGGAATCGGTTGCCCCGCCCGCGGCGCAGCCGACCCCCGAAGCGCCGCGGGACGAACCGGCGCAGCCGGCGGCCCAGGCCGCTCCACCGCGTCCGACAGGTCCCCGCCCCGGCAACAATCCCTTCGCCGGTAACGCACCGACCCGCACTCCTCGTGCGGGCGCCGGCAACAATCCCTTCACCGGCAATCGTGGTCCGGGTGGAGTCGCAGGTGCCCCTCGGCCCACGCCCGGTTCGATGCCTCCACGCCCGATGGGCCGCCC
This genomic stretch from Candidatus Nanopelagicales bacterium harbors:
- a CDS encoding site-2 protease family protein, with the translated sequence MIEEARRQSLSEVEPGDENRMFYRLPVRQRIVVMMAGPFMNLLLAVILFGILLVGIGLPQPTSKLAAVVPCVPTVTNPDGAPAADGSCQGSSPTSATQAGLLPGDEVRAINGQPIAAWEDISASLAGVTGATDIVVVRDGVELTRTVPLESAQLPVYDDQGKVTGETVERTFLGVRPEVDYVGLPVSAVPGYMWDITSQSVAALFTMPQRLYELSVTLATNGERSPESPVSVVGVTRLGGEIAAMDEPIDAKVGSFLGLAASLNLFLFLFNLLPVLPLDGGHVAAALYEAARRKWAAWRHRPDPGPVDTARLLPVTYSVAILLITVGAVVIWADLVKPITLGG
- the dxr gene encoding 1-deoxy-D-xylulose-5-phosphate reductoisomerase, with product MTPRDVVILGSTGSIGTQALDVIARNPGLFRVVGLAAGGSDPDLLARQIIATGARWVAVARPGSAAIVRERVRELLREATRERARERAEGDAGDVVESPVDGIAEGPQAAAELAALDCDVVLNGMAGAVGLEPTLAALRAGNRVALANKESLIIGGPVVTRLAQPDQIVPVDSEHSALAQSLRGGSKAEVRRLILTASGGPFRGRNRADLADVTPEQALAHPTWSMGPLVTINSATLVNKGLELIEAHLLFDIGFDRLDVVIHPQSIVHSMVEFTDGSTIAQASPPDMRLPISLGLSWPDRVPDAAPSCDWSTAATWTFEPVDVDTFPAIRLAAQVGAAGGVHPAIFNAADEVAVAAFLAGRVSFPGIVDTVESVITEYDGRFDGNSLDVQDVLAADRWARTRATDLLSR
- a CDS encoding DUF4439 domain-containing protein, with translation MSTDGSRTEAWKSIALGEQAAVYAYGVLTAQFPDGPERSRAIDLGVTHARDRDRARAALAEQSVEPDSPAAFEIPFPMTGPASARRLAAVVESRLVDVYCAAVGQLEGKERRRAAASAAACSARSVRWGARPTAFPGEAEVELVASATPDPTGSAASGSVSPDDGASVG
- a CDS encoding site-2 protease family protein, which encodes MADVLANIAGIVIFIFLIFLSIGLHEFGHFATAKHYGAKVTEFMIGFGPALFARTKGETRYGVKAIPVGGYCRIIGMYPPGGPIAPSRGAGSVS
- the ispG gene encoding flavodoxin-dependent (E)-4-hydroxy-3-methylbut-2-enyl-diphosphate synthase; the encoded protein is MTIPLGTPTVATLAPRRKSRQILLRHPSHPVAVGGDAPISVQSMTTTVTADVNSTLQQIAELTAAGCQVVRVAVPSADDAEALPTIAKKSNIPVIADIHFQPRYVYAAIDAGCAGVRVNPGNIKKFDDQVAQIAKVAGDAGTPIRIGVNAGSLDPRLLTKYGRATPEALVESALWECSLFEEHGFRDIKISVKHHDPVVMVQAYRLLAEQCDYPLHLGVTEAGPAQQGTIKSAVAFGALLSQGIGDTIRVSLSAPPVEEVKVGRGILESLNLRERGLEIVSCPSCGRAQVDVYTLAEQVTAGLQGLEVPLRVAVMGCVVNGPGEAREADLGVASGNGKGQIFVKGEVIKTVPEAMIVETLIEEAMRLAEGMDATGAPEVGVAP
- a CDS encoding proline--tRNA ligase, translated to MSKLLLRTLREDPADAEVPSHRLLVRAGCVRRVAPGVFAWLPLGYLIYRNVERIVREEMDAAGFQEVHFPALLPREPYEETGRWTEYGDTLFRLHDRKGGDYLLGPTHEEMFTLMVKQEFSSYKDLPLSIYQIQTKYRDEARPRAGILRGREFVMKDSYSFDIDDDGLQASYDAHRDAYIRTFERLGLDYVIVSAMSGAMGGSASEEFLAPCDSGEDSFVRCTTCDYAANTEAVATAIPAAITFADAPEPLVGDTPDTETIASLVDLANARPDLRHPDRAWLAGDTLKNVVLQLTWPDGRSEPLVIGLPGDRDVDLKRLEAVVAPAEVRPFEESDFAAHPTLVRGYIGPQVLGGDSPSGIRYLVDPRVVTGTSWITGANESGRHVFGLVAGRDFTPDGTIEAAEVLDGDPCPRCGGCLSIARGIEIGHIFQLGRKYAEALDLKVLDESGQLVTVTMGSYGIGVSRAVAAIAEQTYDERGLCWPREVAPADVHIVVAGKGDETMAAAEELAREAEIAGVRVLLDDRTGISAGVKFNDADLLGIPTIMIVGKALAEGRVELKDRRSGDRSTVPVGEAVARLVPR
- a CDS encoding matrixin family metalloprotease, coding for MIVTLAVAAAGAYGMVNFEELKGQVYSFDAAVDEETALRQAADDAVGFAEQYARPPESNGVGKGYRFSAPAPTGIDADPGHWCGGTVIGYRIDFTGAVRAGSDRDKEIERWRSAFAQWTAASGGRYQFEYRGEADYPLVDARTQTYPIDPELVPDGEIAISYGVPPEIDEPQWQGYRHPGLTETLGFAGLGPIEWSSGPGQSRVTKAMIVMDALDSQADPRRVPTPYPHEAGHALGLSHVPDPGQLMYDTAGATTEMNDGDRAGITRLAMLPCN
- the rlmN gene encoding 23S rRNA (adenine(2503)-C(2))-methyltransferase RlmN, giving the protein MSSVDLPGITAPGRRAAVVRPPRHWADLDPDERRTAVVAAGLPQFRADQISRHYFGRDSATPQAWTDLSSDVAERVAQEWFPELLTEVRTLACDHGDTVKAVWRLTGGALVESVVMAYPQRITACVSSQAGCGIGCPFCATGQQGLTRNLSAAEIVEQVRSARVLAASGRFGGSPGARGSRGPGGPGGQGGSRDRLTNVVFMGMGEPLANYRALLTALHSIIDPTPAGFGMSARNVTVSTVGLVPRMHQLAQEGLPVTLALSLHAPDDELRDQLVPINHRWPVAEVMAAADAYASATGRRYSVEYALIRDVNDQPERATALGEVLAGRLTHLNVIPLNPTPGSPWTAADPHVEQQFVSIVRSAGVAVTVRDTRGREIDGACGQLAAATAGGSS
- a CDS encoding GNAT family N-acetyltransferase encodes the protein MTSSVTVDRAGTPSDSVRVLGPADELGLRDLMRSDPVRHCFAESRLESGGLRVGAPGGPFWGVGPPGHPRSALLVGANLVPIATDDTTRSAFAAHAIRQGRRSSSIVGAADEVLALWERLAPHWGPAREVRDDQLMMVATATPRVPADDEVRVSEPTDLDLLFPACVAMFTEEVGVSPIAGGMEYAYRRRVAELIRQGRSYARFDDVGPMFKAEVGALSRRACQIQGVWVRPELRRHGLAGRGMAAVVELARQISPMVSLYVNSFNVGAVRAYEAAGFRTVERFATVLF